From a single Apium graveolens cultivar Ventura chromosome 2, ASM990537v1, whole genome shotgun sequence genomic region:
- the LOC141708235 gene encoding small ribosomal subunit protein eS10z-like: protein MVEFLGFSFSSAAPNYIYHISGASLSSIMIITEKNRREISKYLFQEGVCYAKKDYNLAKHPDIDVPNLQVIKLMQSFKSKEYVRETFAWMHYYWYLTNDGIEFLRTYLNLPSDIVPSTLKKSAKPLGRPMGGPPGDRPRGPGRFEGDRPRFGDRDGYRGGPRGPPGEFGGEKGGAPADYQPAFRGSGRGGFGRGSGGFGGAPPSSSFS, encoded by the exons atggtTGAGTTTCTAGGGTTTAGTTTCTCTTCTGCTGCCCCCAATTACATCTATCACATCTCCGGCGCTTCTCTCTCATCAATCATG atTATAACGGAGAAGAATCGCCGTGAAATCTCGAAATACCTCTTTCAAG AGGGGGTGTGCTATGCTAAGAAAGACTACAATTTGGCAAAGCACCCTGATATTGATGTGCCGAATCTGCAAGTGATTAAGTTGATGCAGAGCTTTAAATCTAAGGAGTATGTTCGCGAGACATTTGCTTGGATGCATTACTACTGGTACCTCACAAATGACGGGATTGAGTTCCTCAGGACTTATCTTAACCTTCCATCAGACATTGTGCCTTCGACTTTGAAGAAGTCTGCTAAGCCACTTGGTCGCCCCATGGGTGGTCCACCTGGTGATCGTCCACG TGGCCCTGGAAGATTTGAAGGAGACAGACCCAGGTTTGGTGATAGGGATGGTTATCGTGGTGGACCAAGAGGGCCTCCTGGTGAATTCGGTGGTGAGAAGGGTGGAGCTCCAGCTGACTATCAACCAGCTTTCAGG GGTTCTGGAAGGGGAGGCTTTGGACGTGGCTCCGGAGGATTTGGAGGAGCCCCGCCTAGTTCAAGTTTTTCTTAA
- the LOC141708234 gene encoding uncharacterized protein LOC141708234 has product MGLNDTFSIARGQIFMMSQFSSISQAFSLIKQDEKQKQGYQISSPFAAHVTQPVVKSNTGSSDVNTGFKASGQKSVLKCTYCNKEGHVREFCFKRVGYPDKKKGKNKQSSHLGFRALSQPNASANLVESVPTPNSQNSSSHTGNFTLEQIQNQMAHMNQLMIHLMSKKGNMSSPEDQVSSMTVTHVIRQSTRSVIRPNWWQDYHVNVPKVNLVTPVIKEPQHYYQSVHNPEWIAAMQKEHYAFEQNNTWQLVALSPGKKTVGCKCVYKVKYKADGSIDRYKARLVAKGYTQSEGINYHDTFALVAKMVTI; this is encoded by the exons ATGGGACTCAATGACACTTTTTCTATAGCTAGAGGCCAAATTTTTATGATGTCACAATTTTCAAGTATATCTCAAGCATTTTCTCTTATCAAGCAGGATGAGAAACAAAAGCAAGGGTATCAAATTTCTTCTCCTTTTGCTGCTCATGTCACACAACCTGTTGTGAAGAGTAATACAGGGTCTTCAGATGTCAATACTGGATTCAAGGCCTCAGGACAAAAGTCTGTTCTCAAATGCACCTATTGTAACAAAGAAGGGCATGTCAGGGAGTTCTGTTTCAAGCGTGTTGGCTATCCAGACAAGAAGAAAGGAAAGAATAAACAATCTTCTCATCTTGGTTTTCGAGCTCTTTCTCAGCCAAATGCTAGTGCAAATCTTGTTGAAAGTGTGCCAACACCTAATTCACAGAATAGCTCTAGCCATACAGGGAATTTTACTCTCGAGCAAATACAGAATCAAATGGCTCATATGAATCAGCTGATGATTCACCTGATGAGCAAGAAAGGAAACATGAGTTCACCTGAGGATCAGGTCTCGTCTATGACAG TCACACATGTTATTAGACAATCAACTCGGTCTGTTATTAGGCCCAACTGGTGGCAGGATTATCATGTTAATGTTCCAAAGGTGAACCTAGTGACACCTGTTATAAAGGAACCTCAACATTATTATCAATCTGTTCATAATCCAGAATGGATTGCAGCTATGCAAAAGGAACATTATGCCTTTGAGCAAAACAATACTTGGCAGTTAGTAGCTTTGTCCCCTGGTAAGAAAACAGTTGGGTGCAAATGTGTGTACAAGGTCAAATACAAAGCAGATGGTTCAATTGATAGGTATAAGGCACGTTTGGTAGCAAAAGGCTATACACAATCCGAGGGCATAAATTATCATGACACTTTTGCTCTAGTAGCTAAAATGGTCACAATTTGA
- the LOC141698233 gene encoding uncharacterized protein LOC141698233: MWNHERNNKKATKKPPTFSLCGKNGQIILKKEKQPPEPLASLLTGGSRFRHFKENIRMYNCMFAMSSTGGQIDRSINRDGAPYCFKVKGVNYHSMGSFVPLDGENPKFCQLYIYDTEDEVHNRINVVKGGRDAVDEEIVESLLEMLDKHNRLVKGFRMARERISQNPVDEFRLVLISSSSASGRPNHIGPSNEVAGLIVTDEYAKGCRVTIIHSRTNGLERIFETDPRFMQLQYPILFPHGDIGYCRQIPVNRPNKKIRNNARIPKMKIRIKRGGEFITMKEYYNYKLMIRPSEGLTPHLGGRLWQQYVVDAFTAIEQYRLDWIRGHQTTIRSDMYHNIRDALNKGDSNPENVGKATILPASFTGSKRYMNQYFKDVMAICRTLGHPSLFLTMTTNTKWPEIHRMLKFLLGVDVVDAPDVVARVFKMKVDQLLDQIKNKNCFGRCIGVMHVIEFQKRGLPHGHMLIWLHPNDRPKTTEQIDKMVSAEIPNPNIDPIGYEAVKNYMIHGPCGTECVNSPCMVKGRCSQNLQEVFDNAGIKKSKLEAWFDANKIYAEAPNLTYSEFPSKFTWHQQPGIWKQRKKGDVIGRLAEIHSSSGELLYLCMLLLSIKGAVCFDDLKTVNDHVYNSFHEACAALGILQNDQHWHEAIGENAHTSMPPQLRAMFVNILVYSPVSHSRSLWEAHWGCMSDDILLVRRHLTGNPNLCLSDIEIQNYALAEIEKLLNDIGKSLRNFPDMPYPGDAFFSNYEKRLILEETSYDIEEMKRIHTRNHSLLNDEQKIVYDSILDNINQKNGGVFFVYGSGGCVKTFLWQTLCCRLRSEHKIVLPVASCGIAAVLLPGGRTAHSRFHIPLKLDENCSTGLRHETDISELLQRTDLIIWDEAPMQHHHAFECVDRSLRDIMSAIDKSRAKKLFGGITIVFGGDFRQILPVIPKASRAEVVCSTLNKSKIWESCEVFLLKQNMRLNAGNSDLENKTIADFSKWQLAVGDGKETNISPSPDTGEISRVILTPTNFVVDEINTTILEKIPGMVYTYLSQDSIDDAGDDDNDFRSTFPVEYLNSINMPCIPKHELILKVGVVVMLMRNLNQIMGLCNGTKMIVKSCRKNSIECEILCGSHVGTKHLIPRIEMIPSDTNWPFEFKRVQFLIQICYAMTINKSQGQSLDTVGLYLPKAVFSHGHIYVAISRVTDLKASIFS, encoded by the exons ATGTGGAATCATGAAAGAAATAATAAAAAAGCGACCAAAAAGCCTCCAACTTTCTCTCTTTGTGGTAAAAATGGTCAGATAATTCTTAAGAAGGAAAAGCAACCTCCCGAGCCTCTCGCTTCACTCCTTACTGGTGGATCCCGTTTTAGGCATTTCAAGGAAAATATTAGAATGTACAACTGTATGTTTGCCATGTCTTCCACCGGAGGTCAAATTGATCGTAGTATCAATCGTGACGGTGCTCCTTACTGTTTCAAAGTAAAAGGTGTAAATTACCACAGTATGGGAAGCTTTGTACCACTTGATGGTGAGAACCCCAAATTCTGTCAACTCTACATATATGACACTGAAGATGAAGTACATAACAGAATAAATGTCGTTAAGGGAGGACGCGATGCCGTGGATGAAGAAATCGTTGAGTCGTTGTTAGAAATGTTGGATAAACATAATCGTTTGGTCAAAGGTTTTCGTATGGCACGTGAAAGAATTAGTCAGAATCCAGTTGATGAATTTAGATTGGTTCTAATATCTTCGTCTTCCGCATCTGGTCGACCTAACCATATTGGTCCATCGAATGAAGTTGCCGGGTTGATTGTCACTGACGAGTATGCTAAAGGATGCAGGGTTACAATAATCCATTCGAGAACCAATGGATTGGAGAGAATTTTTGAAACAGATCCACGGTTTATGCAGCTTCAGTATCCTATTTTGTTTCCTCATGGAGACATCGGATATTGCCGTCAAATCCCTGTAAACAGACcaaataaaaaaatcagaaacaaCGCCAGAATACCGAAGATGAAGATCCGGATAAAAAGGGGGGGAGAGTTCATCACGATGAAAGAATATTACAATTATAAACTCATGATACGGCCTTCGGAAG GTTTGACTCCACATCTGGGAGGTCGTTTATGGCAGCAATATGTTGTTGACGCATTTACTGCGATTGAGCAATACAGACTTGACTGGATCAGAGGTCACCAGACTACAATTCGTTCTGATATGTACCACAACATACGAGATGCACTAAACAAGGGTGACAGCAATCCTGAAAATGTCGGCAAGGCAACAATTTTACCAGCCTCCTTCACTGGCAGTAAAAGATACATGAACCAGTATTTCAAGGACGTAATGGCAATTTGTCGAACACTTGGACACCCATCATTGTTCCTTACGATGACCACTAACACAAAATGGCCTGAAATTCATAGGATGTTAAAATTTCTACTTGGTGTTGATGTTGTTGACGCACCCGACGTCGTTGCAAGGGTATTTAAAATGAAAGTTGACCAACTTCTTGATCAAATAAAAAATAAGAACTGCTTTGGACGTTGTATTGGAG TAATGCACGTCATAGAGTTTCAAAAGCGTGGATTGCCACATGGTCACATGCTAATATGGTTGCATCCAAACGATCGTCCCAAAACAACTGAACAAATAGATAAAAtggtttctgcagaaattcctaACCCAAATATTGATCCAATTGGTTACGAAGCTGTCAAGAATTACATGATCCACGGACCATGTGGCACTGAATGTGTCAATTCTCCTTGTATGGTTAAAGGCCGTT GCTCACAAAATCTACAGGAAGTTTTTGACAATGCTGGAATAAAGAAAAGCAAATTAGAAGCATGGTTTGATGCAAATAAAATATATGCAGAGGCCCCAAATTTAACCTATTCAGAATTTCCAAGCAAGTTTACATGGCATCAACAACCTGGTATCTGGAAACAGAGGAAAAAAGGTGATGTAATCGGTAGGCTTGCTGAAATACATTCATCTAGCGGGGAACTATTATATCTCTGCATGCTCCTGCTCAGTATTAAAGGTGCTGTATGTTTTGATGATTTGAAGACAGTCAACGACCATGTTTATAACTCCTTTCACGAAGCCTGTGCCGCGCTAGGTATCCTCCAGAACGACCAGCATTGGCACGAAGCTATAGGTGAAAATGCGCATACATCCATGCCTCCACAATTACGTGCCATGTTTGTCAACATTTTAGTATACAGCCCAGTCTCTCATTCGCGTAGCCTTTGGGAAGCTCATTGGGGATGCATGTCAGATGATATTCTTCTTGTGAGGCGACATCTCACTGGGAATCCAAACCTTTGTCTATCAGATATTGAGATCCAGAATTACGCTCTTGCAG agatagagaaattgttgaatgatattGGTAAAAGCCTTAGAAACTTCCCAGATATGCCATATCCCGGAGATGCTTTTTTTTCCAACTATGAGAAAAGACTAATTCTTGAGGAAACATCCTATGATATAGAAGAAATGAAGAGAATCCACACAAGAAATCATAGTCTTCTCAATGATGAACAGAAGATAGTCTATGATTCCATTCTTGACAATATCAACCAGAAAAATGGTGGTGTTTTCTTTGTGTAcggaagtggaggatgtgtaaAGACTTTTTTGTGGCAGACACTGTGTTGTCGATTACGATCAGAGCATAAGATTGTGCTTCCTGTTGCCTCATGTGGTATAGCTGCTGTGTTGCTTCCTGGTGGAAGAACCGCACACTCCCGCTTTCACATTCCACTCAAGCTTGATGAAAATTGTTCTACCGGTTTAAGACACGAGACTGATATTTCTGAGCTACTTCAGCGAACTGATTTAATAATTTGGGACGAGGCTCCTATGCAACATCATCATGCTTTTGAATGCGTTGATCGATCCTTGAGAGATATTATGTCTGCTATTGATAAAAGCAGAGCTAAAAAGCTATTTGGTGGTATAACCATTGTTTTTGGTGGAGATTTTAGGCAGATACTTCCTGTCATTCCAAAAGCGTCAAGGGCTGAAGTTGTCTGCTCTACCCTCAATAAATCCAAGATTTGGGAATCCTGTGAAGTATTTTTGTTAAAGCAAAACATGCGGCTTAATGCAGGAAATAGTGATTTGGAGAACAAAACCATTGCGGACTTTAGCAAGTGGCAGCTTGCTGTCGGTGATGGCAAAGAAACCAATATTTCTCCAAGTCCAGACACTGGTGAAAT ATCAAGGGTCATACTCACACCTACCAATTTCGTGGTGGATGAGATTAATACAACGATACTTGAAAAAATTCCTGGCATGGTTTACACTTATCTGAGTCAGGATTCAATTGATGATGCAGGTGATGATGATAATGATTTCAGATCCACTTTTCCAGTTGAGTATCTAAACTCTATTAATATGCCTTGCATTCCTAAGCATGAGTTAATATTGAAGGTAGGAGTTGTCGTCATGCTTATGAGAAACTTAAACCAGATCATGGGATTATGCAATGGTACAAAAATGATTGTGAAATCCTGTAGGAAGAACAGTATTGAATGTGAGATTTTGTGTGGCTCTCATGTTGGAACGAAACATCTAATACCTAGAATTGAGATGATTCCAAGTGACACGAACTGGCCATTTGAGTTTAAACGCGTTCAGTTTCTGATTCAAATATGTTATGCCATGACGATTAACAAGAGTCAGGGACAATCACTTGATACGGTTGGGCTTTACCTTCCTAAAGCAGTTTTCTCGCACGGACACATTTATGTTGCTATATCTAGAGTGACAGACCTGAAGGCCTCCATATTCTCATAG